A part of Myxococcus landrumus genomic DNA contains:
- a CDS encoding efflux RND transporter permease subunit, whose protein sequence is MLLSDVSIRRPVFTTMMSLGLIVLGLMGLGRLGTDLYPDVSFPVVVVTTVYKGAGPGEIETQVVKPVEDAVAGISGVDKIHSWSRENLATVVVQFKLSTNLDRAVQEVRDKVAGIANRLPQTADAPVVGRVDLSATPILTYAVSADLPSQALRRLIDDRIKPALSQLEGAAEVRITGGDTREIQIDLDLDKARAAGVSPFDIARRVGAENLDLPAGRLKLGASELTVRSLGQFRNVEEIRALPVARSRTGAQVRLEEIATVTDGVAERRTVARLNSKDAVILEVVKQPGSNTVSVSDAVKKVLKDMGPEVGHGFTARLLIDQSDLIRENAHEVWVALIFGGAMAVLIILMFLLDGRGTFISSLALPTSVIGTFFVMYVLDYTLNQMTLLGLSLAIGLLIDDAVVVREAITHRLEKGEDPMSAAANGTRDVGLAVLATTLSLVAVFVPVAFMPGIVGQFFKQFGITISMAVLVSLFISFTLDPMLSARLAKRRVPGEVHKENAVAAALRRMLDGTERFYASVLRWVLSHKWTTAGITLLLLVLSFGAASRLGAEFISPEDRSQFLVDLKLPDSASLAETVSRTAEAEALVRKIPEVTDVYSIVGTNGDVNKARMRVLTLGKNARAKGVPEMKDEARALLSSLVATQVNLSDPPTIEGLGDYYPIMVRVTGPDLVRVNQEAERIAGILRGLKGTEDVRVEANPPKPELQVRIDRERASDVDVNAQVLATQLRLAIDGDVVAKLREGTTETDIRVRLAERDRSTPERVSQLEVYTARGLIPVSDLAHLELKDGPSVIEHENRERQLVVFSQLAKGAALGDVVVDLKKQVAAQPLPPGYAVIYDGQMKEMESQNSAFGMAFGLAFVFIYMVLASQFESFKHPFTIMASLPLALVGALLSLVVTGYHLSMGAMIGVILLMGLVTKNAILLIDGALQHLREGDTVDEAMMKAGPRRLRPILMTSAAMAIGMVPTAIGTGTGSEFRAPMAISVIGGVITSTFLTLLVVPVVFAAMERIGRKRQAKPQEPAGVAHASDHGPSQAA, encoded by the coding sequence ATGCTGCTCAGCGACGTCTCCATTCGCAGGCCTGTCTTCACCACCATGATGTCGCTCGGCCTCATCGTCCTCGGACTGATGGGGTTGGGGCGGCTGGGCACGGACCTCTATCCGGACGTGTCCTTCCCCGTCGTCGTCGTCACCACCGTCTACAAGGGCGCGGGCCCGGGAGAAATCGAGACCCAGGTCGTCAAGCCCGTGGAAGACGCCGTCGCGGGCATCAGCGGCGTGGACAAAATCCACTCGTGGAGCCGTGAGAACCTGGCCACGGTGGTGGTGCAGTTCAAGCTGTCCACCAACCTGGACCGCGCGGTGCAGGAGGTGCGCGACAAGGTGGCGGGGATTGCCAACCGGCTGCCGCAGACGGCGGACGCGCCGGTGGTGGGCCGGGTGGACCTGTCCGCCACGCCCATCCTCACCTATGCCGTGTCGGCGGACCTGCCCTCGCAGGCGCTGCGCAGGCTCATCGACGACCGCATCAAGCCGGCGCTCTCGCAGTTGGAGGGCGCGGCGGAGGTGCGCATCACCGGTGGCGACACGCGCGAGATTCAAATCGACCTGGACCTGGACAAGGCGCGCGCGGCGGGGGTGTCGCCGTTCGACATCGCGCGGCGGGTGGGGGCGGAGAACCTGGACCTGCCCGCGGGCCGGCTCAAGCTGGGGGCCAGTGAGCTGACGGTGCGCTCGCTGGGGCAGTTCCGGAACGTGGAGGAGATTCGAGCGTTGCCGGTGGCGCGCAGCCGCACGGGCGCGCAGGTGCGGCTGGAGGAGATTGCCACGGTGACGGACGGCGTGGCGGAGCGGCGCACGGTGGCGCGGCTCAACAGCAAGGACGCCGTCATCCTGGAGGTGGTGAAGCAGCCGGGCTCGAACACGGTGTCGGTGAGCGACGCGGTGAAGAAGGTGCTGAAGGACATGGGGCCGGAGGTGGGGCATGGCTTCACGGCGCGGCTGCTCATCGACCAGTCGGACCTCATCCGGGAGAACGCGCACGAGGTGTGGGTCGCGCTCATCTTTGGTGGCGCGATGGCGGTGCTCATCATCCTGATGTTCCTGCTGGACGGGCGCGGCACGTTCATCTCCTCGCTGGCGCTGCCCACGTCCGTCATCGGCACGTTCTTCGTGATGTATGTGCTGGACTACACGCTGAACCAGATGACGCTGCTGGGGTTGTCGCTGGCCATCGGTCTGCTCATCGACGACGCGGTGGTGGTGCGCGAGGCGATTACGCACCGGCTGGAGAAGGGCGAGGACCCGATGAGCGCGGCGGCCAACGGCACGCGGGACGTGGGGCTCGCGGTGCTGGCGACGACGCTGTCGCTGGTGGCGGTGTTCGTGCCCGTGGCGTTCATGCCCGGAATCGTGGGGCAGTTCTTCAAGCAGTTCGGCATCACCATCTCCATGGCGGTGCTCGTCTCGCTGTTCATCTCCTTCACATTGGACCCCATGTTGTCGGCGCGGCTGGCGAAGCGGAGGGTGCCGGGGGAGGTGCACAAGGAGAACGCGGTGGCGGCGGCGCTGCGGCGCATGCTGGATGGGACGGAGCGCTTCTACGCGTCCGTGCTGCGCTGGGTGCTTTCGCACAAGTGGACGACAGCGGGCATCACCCTGCTGCTCCTGGTGCTGTCGTTCGGGGCGGCGAGCCGGCTGGGCGCGGAGTTCATCTCACCGGAGGACCGCTCGCAGTTCCTGGTGGACCTCAAGCTGCCGGACTCGGCGAGCCTGGCGGAGACGGTGTCCCGCACGGCCGAGGCGGAGGCGCTGGTGCGCAAGATTCCGGAGGTGACGGACGTCTACTCCATCGTCGGCACCAACGGAGACGTGAACAAGGCGCGCATGCGCGTGCTGACGCTGGGGAAGAACGCGCGCGCCAAGGGCGTCCCGGAGATGAAGGACGAGGCGCGAGCGCTCTTGTCTTCGCTGGTGGCGACGCAGGTGAACCTGAGCGACCCGCCAACCATCGAGGGCCTGGGCGACTACTACCCCATCATGGTGCGGGTCACCGGGCCGGACCTGGTGCGCGTGAATCAGGAGGCGGAGCGCATCGCGGGCATCCTGCGCGGGTTGAAGGGGACGGAGGACGTGCGGGTGGAGGCGAATCCGCCCAAGCCGGAGCTTCAGGTGCGCATCGACCGGGAGCGGGCGAGCGACGTGGACGTCAACGCGCAGGTGCTGGCGACGCAGCTGCGCCTGGCCATCGACGGCGACGTGGTGGCGAAGCTGCGCGAGGGGACGACGGAGACGGACATCCGGGTGCGGCTGGCGGAGCGCGACCGGAGCACGCCGGAGCGGGTGAGTCAGCTGGAGGTGTATACGGCGCGCGGCCTGATTCCGGTGTCGGACCTGGCGCATCTGGAGTTGAAGGACGGGCCGAGCGTCATCGAGCACGAGAACCGGGAGCGGCAGTTGGTGGTGTTCTCGCAGCTGGCGAAGGGGGCGGCGCTGGGGGACGTGGTGGTGGACCTGAAGAAGCAGGTGGCCGCGCAGCCGCTGCCGCCGGGGTACGCGGTCATCTACGACGGGCAGATGAAGGAGATGGAGTCGCAGAACAGCGCGTTCGGCATGGCCTTCGGCCTGGCGTTCGTCTTCATTTACATGGTGCTGGCGAGTCAGTTCGAGTCGTTCAAGCACCCGTTCACCATCATGGCGTCGTTGCCGCTGGCGCTGGTGGGAGCGCTCTTGTCGCTGGTGGTGACGGGGTATCACCTGTCGATGGGCGCGATGATTGGCGTCATCCTGTTGATGGGCCTGGTGACGAAGAACGCGATTCTGCTCATCGACGGAGCGCTGCAGCACTTGCGTGAGGGGGACACGGTGGACGAGGCCATGATGAAGGCGGGGCCTCGGCGCTTGCGTCCGATTCTGATGACGAGCGCGGCGATGGCCATTGGCATGGTGCCGACGGCCATTGGCACGGGGACGGGCTCGGAGTTCCGGGCGCCCATGGCCATCTCGGTGATTGGTGGAGTCATCACCTCCACGTTCCTGACGCTGCTGGTGGTGCCGGTGGTGTTCGCGGCGATGGAGCGGATAGGGCGCAAGCGCCAGGCGAAGCCGCAGGAGCCGGCCGGCGTGGCGCACGCCTCGGACCACGGGCCCAGCCAGGCCGCGTGA
- a CDS encoding efflux RND transporter periplasmic adaptor subunit, giving the protein MNSNRKPSAARSLAVAGVVATAVLSLSACGKADASSKTPPSAESKPVAELPSVKLVPARGVRAAPREEVTGTLFPAQALQVGFEVGGRLAAVKVGKGAAVKKGDVLGQLDVEISDAQVAQAEAAVAAADAAATMASDVATRNATLQKEGGVSDLQNRASAAQAAQAQAQLLAAKAQLAQARAARRRHDLKAPFAGTLIDAPEQTGATVGPGTPLFTLEHLDTLVLKTTVAESLRARLKPGTKVRVEAIGDAGVFTQDAVVRTVLPSADPATRRVPVELAVPNADGRFVAHTLARAVLPLGEDQDAQVVPGTALASSNGDHVWVVSTGGEAKRVEVRVLERREREVVVLASPALESVIDYPTPSLAQGSRVTVK; this is encoded by the coding sequence GTGAACTCCAACCGGAAACCTTCCGCCGCGCGCTCACTGGCCGTGGCGGGTGTCGTCGCCACGGCTGTCCTGTCGTTGTCGGCTTGTGGAAAGGCGGATGCTTCCTCCAAGACGCCCCCCTCCGCCGAGTCGAAGCCGGTGGCCGAGCTGCCCTCCGTGAAGCTGGTCCCGGCGCGGGGTGTGCGAGCCGCGCCTCGCGAGGAGGTGACGGGCACGCTGTTCCCCGCGCAGGCGCTTCAGGTGGGCTTCGAGGTGGGAGGCCGGCTGGCGGCGGTGAAGGTGGGCAAGGGCGCGGCGGTGAAGAAGGGGGACGTGCTGGGGCAGCTCGACGTGGAGATTTCCGACGCGCAGGTGGCGCAGGCGGAGGCCGCCGTGGCCGCCGCGGACGCCGCCGCGACGATGGCCTCCGACGTGGCCACGCGGAACGCGACGCTCCAGAAGGAGGGCGGGGTGAGCGACTTGCAAAACCGCGCCTCGGCGGCGCAGGCGGCGCAGGCACAGGCACAGTTGCTGGCCGCGAAGGCGCAGCTGGCGCAGGCCCGGGCGGCGCGGCGGCGGCATGACTTGAAGGCGCCCTTCGCGGGCACGCTCATCGACGCGCCGGAGCAGACGGGGGCCACGGTGGGGCCGGGCACGCCGCTGTTCACCCTGGAGCATCTGGACACGCTGGTGCTGAAGACGACGGTGGCGGAGTCGCTGCGCGCCCGGCTCAAGCCCGGCACGAAGGTGCGGGTGGAGGCCATTGGCGACGCGGGGGTGTTCACCCAGGACGCGGTGGTGCGCACGGTGCTTCCCTCGGCGGACCCGGCGACGCGCCGGGTGCCGGTGGAGCTGGCGGTGCCCAACGCGGATGGCCGCTTCGTCGCGCACACGCTGGCGCGCGCGGTGCTGCCCTTGGGCGAGGACCAGGACGCGCAGGTGGTGCCGGGCACCGCGCTGGCGTCGTCGAATGGGGACCACGTCTGGGTGGTGAGCACCGGGGGCGAGGCGAAGCGCGTGGAGGTGCGGGTGTTGGAGCGGCGGGAGCGGGAGGTGGTGGTGCTGGCCAGCCCCGCGCTCGAGTCCGTCATCGACTACCCCACGCCGAGCCTGGCGCAGGGCTCACGCGTCACGGTGAAGTAA
- a CDS encoding TetR/AcrR family transcriptional regulator, whose amino-acid sequence MPRPADPHARATLLTAARAEFARKGLRGARIEDITAACGLSKGAFYLHFDSKEALFGEVLAAFEEQLGEVNTRRMRSTEAFFREQGTVQPDERLQRSERYQRFCELERTFDVEALELMWSYRDVVAVLVSGSQGTPYESLLWQMTDAQVERLASDFQRLQVAGAVDPEMDPRLLASVIVGAYLLLSQRMVYHTEKPDLSAWALTLHRVFEGGTMPRLDSLATCVAPEPSKTSQPKTSQSKTSRRGQQRARSKTHHTPRKRQ is encoded by the coding sequence ATGCCGAGACCCGCGGACCCCCATGCCAGGGCAACGCTGCTGACCGCGGCCCGAGCGGAGTTCGCCCGCAAGGGCTTGCGTGGTGCGCGCATCGAGGACATCACCGCCGCGTGTGGTCTGTCCAAGGGCGCCTTCTATCTGCACTTCGACTCGAAGGAGGCGCTGTTCGGGGAGGTGCTGGCCGCGTTCGAGGAGCAGCTCGGCGAGGTGAACACGCGGCGGATGCGGTCCACGGAGGCGTTCTTCCGGGAGCAGGGCACCGTCCAGCCCGATGAGAGGCTTCAGCGCAGCGAGCGCTACCAGCGGTTCTGTGAGCTGGAGCGCACCTTCGACGTGGAGGCGCTGGAGCTGATGTGGTCCTACCGGGACGTCGTCGCGGTGCTCGTCAGCGGCAGTCAGGGCACGCCCTACGAGTCGCTGCTGTGGCAGATGACGGACGCGCAGGTGGAGCGGCTGGCCAGCGACTTCCAGCGCCTGCAGGTGGCGGGCGCGGTGGACCCGGAGATGGACCCCCGGCTGCTCGCGTCCGTCATCGTGGGGGCCTATCTGCTGCTGTCGCAGCGCATGGTGTACCACACCGAGAAGCCAGACCTGTCGGCGTGGGCGCTCACGCTCCATCGCGTGTTCGAGGGCGGCACGATGCCCCGCCTGGACTCGCTGGCGACGTGTGTCGCCCCTGAACCGTCCAAGACTTCGCAACCCAAGACGTCTCAATCCAAGACGTCCCGCCGCGGGCAGCAGCGTGCTCGCTCGAAGACTCACCACACCCCGAGGAAACGTCAGTGA
- a CDS encoding DUF2293 domain-containing protein, producing MPESLTFAPTSDPKRVRAPDGRVLSVPEGWVLLPPGDAGLTRRVKAAGPTWTVVEKVGRKLFSRGVWAPESHILQARAELESERATPAYAKKLAAGRERRAREQEQYEVDFANTVLRFLAFSPAWLPHAKKLAVLVSTHATPVGSGTVARTERIPVERRAEAAVIAWMRHQTTGYDDLKIARVKGARREVRRELAEISRAVLDLHRRDVPHGPSACPLCTALARVGGGAREA from the coding sequence ATGCCTGAATCCCTGACGTTCGCCCCCACCTCGGACCCCAAGCGTGTGCGTGCCCCGGATGGACGCGTGCTCAGCGTGCCGGAAGGCTGGGTCCTGCTGCCTCCCGGTGACGCCGGCCTGACTCGCCGGGTGAAGGCGGCGGGCCCTACCTGGACGGTGGTGGAGAAGGTGGGGCGCAAGCTCTTCTCCCGGGGGGTCTGGGCCCCGGAGTCGCACATCCTCCAGGCCCGCGCGGAGCTGGAGTCCGAGCGCGCCACGCCCGCGTACGCGAAGAAGCTGGCCGCCGGCCGCGAGCGCCGCGCCCGCGAGCAGGAGCAGTACGAGGTGGACTTCGCCAACACCGTGCTGCGCTTCCTGGCGTTCTCACCCGCGTGGTTGCCCCACGCGAAGAAGCTGGCCGTGCTGGTCTCCACCCACGCCACCCCGGTGGGCAGCGGCACCGTGGCGCGCACCGAGCGCATCCCCGTGGAGCGCCGCGCCGAGGCCGCCGTCATCGCGTGGATGCGTCACCAGACGACGGGCTACGACGACCTGAAGATTGCCCGGGTGAAGGGCGCCCGGCGCGAGGTGCGCCGCGAGCTGGCGGAAATCTCCCGCGCCGTGCTGGACCTGCACCGCCGCGATGTCCCGCATGGGCCGTCCGCGTGTCCGCTGTGCACCGCCCTGGCGCGTGTGGGCGGCGGTGCGCGCGAGGCCTGA
- the rnz gene encoding ribonuclease Z — translation MSLLRLTFLGTSAAQPTLHRNLSGLAVKVDTDLLLFDCGEGSQRQMVRFGTGFTVDAVFFTHFHADHYLGIIGFLRTLGMMGREHAIHLYGPPPARRLLHQAVHLGLESMSFPIEIHEVKDGDVVPRNGYSVQVVGVDHRINALAYALVEDGRPGRFHLEKAKELGVPPGPSFGKLQKGEAVTLEDGRTVQPEDVLGPARSGRKLVISGDTRPCAAVVRAAKDADLLVHESTFSDDEQARALETHHSTAREAGRVAREAGVRRLVLTHLSSRHDTDPAKLLTQAREEYKGPLEVAYDGFTLELPLRD, via the coding sequence ATGTCCCTCCTCAGGCTCACCTTCCTCGGCACCTCCGCCGCCCAGCCCACCCTGCACCGCAACCTGTCCGGACTGGCGGTCAAGGTGGACACGGACCTGCTGCTCTTCGACTGCGGCGAGGGCAGCCAGCGGCAGATGGTGCGCTTTGGCACCGGCTTCACCGTGGACGCCGTCTTCTTCACCCACTTCCACGCCGACCACTACCTGGGAATCATCGGCTTCCTGCGCACGCTGGGAATGATGGGGCGCGAGCACGCCATCCACCTGTATGGCCCGCCTCCCGCGCGGCGGCTGCTGCACCAGGCCGTGCACCTGGGCCTGGAGTCCATGTCCTTCCCCATCGAAATCCACGAGGTGAAGGACGGCGACGTCGTCCCCCGCAACGGCTACTCGGTGCAGGTAGTGGGCGTGGACCACCGCATCAACGCCCTGGCCTACGCGCTGGTGGAGGACGGCCGGCCGGGGCGCTTCCACCTGGAGAAGGCGAAGGAGCTGGGCGTGCCCCCGGGCCCCAGCTTCGGCAAGCTCCAGAAGGGCGAGGCGGTGACGCTCGAGGACGGGCGAACGGTGCAGCCGGAGGACGTGCTGGGCCCGGCGCGCTCCGGCCGCAAGCTGGTCATCTCCGGAGACACGCGGCCGTGCGCGGCCGTGGTGCGCGCGGCGAAAGACGCGGACCTGCTGGTCCACGAGTCCACCTTCTCCGACGACGAGCAGGCGCGAGCGCTGGAGACCCATCACTCCACGGCGCGCGAGGCGGGGCGGGTGGCACGCGAAGCCGGCGTGCGCAGGCTGGTGCTCACCCACCTGTCCAGCCGCCACGACACGGACCCCGCGAAGCTGCTCACGCAGGCGCGTGAGGAGTACAAGGGGCCCCTGGAAGTGGCCTACGACGGCTTCACCCTGGAGCTGCCGCTGCGCGACTGA
- a CDS encoding alpha/beta fold hydrolase, with amino-acid sequence MDSPPLARLSIPLDSLRMQALEAGPPDGPLVLLLHGFPELSESWRDVLPLLGAEGYHAVAPDLRGYGGTDRPPRGYDLDTLAGDIEQLAHHLQPGHPVHLVGHDWGGAIAYHLAAMRPEVVDTLTVVNCPHPSVMLRRIWKPAQLRRSWYMFFFQLPWLPERLLSSRGGQRVPWLMRRGMAPGTHVSDERLSSYAANLSQPAAARAAVEYYRQSMRGLLNPAEARRMLREYPRIRAPFRLVWAEEDPALGRELTWDLEPWFEQAPEVTYLPGVGHFAPLEAPEQVAARIVEHLRAHPPRAVH; translated from the coding sequence ATGGACTCCCCGCCGCTCGCCCGTCTGTCCATCCCGCTGGACTCGCTGCGCATGCAGGCGCTGGAGGCGGGGCCTCCCGATGGGCCGCTTGTGTTGTTGTTGCACGGCTTCCCGGAGTTGTCGGAGAGCTGGCGGGACGTGCTGCCGCTGCTGGGCGCGGAGGGCTATCACGCGGTGGCGCCGGATCTGCGCGGCTATGGCGGCACGGACCGGCCCCCGCGCGGCTATGACCTGGACACGCTTGCGGGGGACATCGAGCAGCTTGCCCACCACCTCCAGCCCGGGCACCCGGTGCACCTGGTGGGGCATGACTGGGGCGGCGCCATTGCCTATCACCTGGCGGCCATGCGGCCGGAGGTGGTGGACACGCTGACGGTGGTGAACTGCCCCCATCCGTCGGTCATGCTCCGCCGCATCTGGAAGCCCGCCCAGCTCCGGCGCTCCTGGTACATGTTCTTCTTCCAGCTCCCCTGGCTGCCCGAGCGCCTCCTGTCCTCACGGGGCGGCCAGCGCGTGCCCTGGCTCATGCGGCGGGGGATGGCGCCGGGCACACACGTGAGCGACGAGCGCCTGTCTTCCTATGCGGCGAACCTGTCCCAGCCGGCCGCCGCGCGGGCCGCGGTGGAGTACTACCGGCAGTCGATGCGCGGCCTGCTCAACCCCGCCGAGGCGCGGCGGATGCTCCGGGAGTATCCGCGCATCCGCGCTCCGTTCCGGCTGGTGTGGGCGGAGGAGGACCCCGCGCTGGGCCGCGAGCTGACGTGGGACCTGGAGCCCTGGTTCGAGCAGGCGCCGGAGGTGACATACCTCCCGGGAGTGGGCCACTTCGCTCCCCTGGAGGCCCCCGAGCAGGTGGCGGCGCGCATCGTGGAGCACCTGCGGGCCCACCCGCCGCGGGCCGTACACTGA
- a CDS encoding amidohydrolase: MLRRLCGLVGAVIVFSGLGGCTRNTPGAGASGTSVYVAQRIRTLDAARPVVEALAVRDGKVLATGTREEVLQAAGPGARVVDLGEVTVVPGLTDAHGHLAGLGQAEAQVSLVGAASKQEALSRIASAPTTSYQGAWLIGQGWDQNDWPEKAFPTRQDLDAIHSGVPVMLSRIDGHAAWVNSEALRRAGITRDTKDPTGGRILRDASGEATGILLDNAMDLVGVVVPALSDAEHATHLGAALARVARVGLTGVHDAGMDLRTFRLLQKWDKEGKLPLRVYAMAAGQGAERDTFLREGPYQGNRLTLRAVKLVLDGALGSRGAALHQDYTDEHGHRGLLMMPPDEYERRVTAFMAAGFQVCTHAIGDRANTLVLDTLLRAAEVTGAKDGRHRVEHAQVMRLEDIDRLGKSGFVASVQPMHATSDMPWAEARVGPERIRGAYAWQRLKASGAVLALGSDFPVERPDVLAGLYAARTRQDASGAPANGWYADQRLSAQEALEGFTVGAAYASFAESRRGRLQPGMDADFVVLSVDPVDAPVAQLPGAQVRLTVVGGDEVFRAEEK; the protein is encoded by the coding sequence ATGCTGCGACGACTCTGCGGGCTCGTGGGTGCGGTGATTGTCTTTTCGGGCCTCGGCGGCTGCACCCGGAACACCCCGGGCGCGGGAGCCTCGGGGACCTCCGTCTATGTGGCACAGCGCATCCGCACGCTGGACGCGGCGCGGCCGGTGGTGGAGGCGCTCGCGGTGCGCGACGGCAAGGTGCTGGCCACGGGCACCCGCGAGGAGGTGCTCCAGGCGGCGGGCCCCGGCGCGCGCGTGGTGGACCTGGGCGAAGTCACCGTGGTGCCGGGCCTGACGGACGCCCATGGACACCTGGCCGGGCTGGGCCAGGCGGAGGCGCAGGTGAGCCTGGTGGGCGCGGCCAGCAAGCAGGAGGCCCTGTCGCGAATCGCCTCGGCGCCAACCACGTCCTACCAGGGGGCGTGGCTCATCGGCCAAGGCTGGGACCAGAACGACTGGCCGGAGAAGGCGTTCCCCACGCGCCAGGACCTGGATGCCATCCACTCCGGGGTGCCAGTGATGCTCTCGCGCATCGACGGGCACGCGGCCTGGGTCAACAGCGAGGCCTTGCGGCGCGCGGGCATCACTCGCGACACGAAGGACCCCACGGGGGGCCGGATTCTCCGCGACGCGAGCGGTGAGGCCACGGGCATCCTCCTCGACAACGCCATGGACCTGGTCGGCGTCGTGGTGCCGGCGCTCTCGGACGCCGAGCACGCCACGCACCTGGGCGCGGCGCTCGCCCGGGTCGCCCGGGTGGGGCTCACCGGTGTCCACGACGCGGGCATGGACCTGCGCACCTTCCGCCTCCTCCAGAAGTGGGACAAGGAGGGGAAGCTCCCCTTGCGCGTCTACGCCATGGCGGCCGGACAGGGCGCCGAGCGCGACACCTTCCTGCGCGAGGGCCCCTATCAAGGCAACCGCCTCACGCTGCGCGCGGTGAAGCTCGTCCTGGACGGCGCGCTGGGCAGCCGGGGCGCGGCGCTGCACCAGGACTACACCGACGAGCACGGCCACCGCGGCCTCCTGATGATGCCGCCCGACGAGTACGAGCGGCGCGTGACGGCCTTCATGGCCGCGGGCTTCCAGGTGTGCACGCATGCGATTGGAGACCGCGCCAACACGCTGGTGCTGGACACGCTGCTGCGCGCCGCCGAGGTCACCGGCGCCAAGGACGGCCGCCACCGCGTGGAGCACGCGCAGGTGATGCGGCTGGAGGACATCGACCGGCTGGGCAAGAGCGGCTTCGTCGCCAGCGTGCAGCCCATGCACGCCACCAGCGACATGCCCTGGGCGGAGGCGCGCGTGGGCCCGGAGCGCATCCGGGGCGCGTATGCGTGGCAGCGGCTGAAGGCGTCCGGCGCGGTGCTCGCGCTGGGCAGCGACTTCCCGGTGGAGCGCCCGGACGTGCTGGCCGGCCTGTACGCGGCGCGCACGCGGCAGGATGCGAGCGGTGCTCCCGCGAACGGGTGGTACGCGGACCAGCGGCTCAGCGCCCAGGAGGCGCTGGAGGGCTTCACCGTGGGCGCCGCCTACGCCTCGTTCGCGGAGTCGCGGCGCGGCCGGCTCCAGCCGGGCATGGACGCGGACTTCGTCGTGCTGTCGGTGGACCCGGTGGACGCCCCCGTCGCCCAACTGCCAGGCGCCCAGGTGCGCCTGACGGTGGTGGGCGGCGACGAGGTCTTCCGCGCCGAGGAAAAGTAA